CGGACGGATGCGTTTTATTTCAACATTGACTATCGGGCTTACAGCAAGGCGCTTCCGGCGGATTCGCTTTACTTTCATGCGCAGTATCGGCAGGCGGCGCCGGCGACGGGGTGGACGAATGATTGGAAGTCGAATGGCGACCGGTTAGTCGATGGGAAGAAGAATCTGAACGGCGACGGCAATTACCTTTGGCTGGAGGCAACGGGGCGCGGGCATTTTGTGGGCGTAACCATGTCTCTCTTGCAGAATCAGGATGGCTGGTGGGGCGAAGGCGACGACATGTTTTTCGTGGATGGGGAGACACTGCCTTCGATCAACGGGACTGGGTCGGAAGATTATTTTCTGGGGGCGTGGGATTTCGGCGGGCATGCGTTTGCATATGGATTGTTTGGGGCGCCGGTAGTGGGGCAGGAAGTTGCCGGGGGCCGGTGGTCGCTGTACCGGTTTCATCTGGAGTCGCCGATTCCATTTACGAAATCGCTGCGGGCGACGATTGAGCATGGGCATGGGAATCACCGGTCGGATAACTATTTTTCGGTGGCCTACTGGTATCAGAGCGAGCCGCATGCGGCGTTTCCGGCGCTGCCTTCGCTGGAGGAGCGGGTGCCGAGGATTTATGCAGTGGGCGGGCCGGGGAACGCGGGGAAGTAAGTGGTTAGTGCACGCAGTTTGGCTGATGCGCGATGGCAGTTAAGCGGGAGATCCTTCGCTCCGCCTGAAGTGCGGCTTCGCTCAGGATGACAACGCTTTGAGAGTGGATTAAAACCACTACTTCGGGCGCGGTCTAGCTGGCTGGCCGTTTCATCTTCATGACGCGTTGGTTGTAGGCCCAGACCTGATCGCGGAGATAGGGCGGGAGGTGGGGATCTTGGCGCTCGTCGATGCGGAATCCGTTGTCCTGGAAGAATTGTTTCACTGAGTCCTTCGTTCTTAGAGCGTCATCGCCGGTCTGTTGGGCGAGGAAATCGTGGCACGAGATGCAGAGGATTTCGGTGTGGCGGAGGGTCTCGGTCATGCCGCGGATGGCGAAGCGCTCGGCTCCTTCGATATTCATTTTAAGGAATTGAATGCGCCCGAGGTTGAGCTTCGCGTGAATGGCATCGATGGTCGTGGCTGGGACCGGAATTCCTTTCGTAGAACTCAGACCGTTGGTCAAGTAAGCGGTGGAGTTGTCGATCAGGGCGGTGCCGGAACTCCGTTCAGTGACGGCCACACGAATGGGGATCACGTTCTTGAGGCCGTTGTAATGGACCAACTTTTCCAGGCAGCGGTAAGTGCGAGGGTGGGCTTCGATGCAGATGACTTTGCCGTGCGCGCCGACGGCGCGGGAAAAAGTTAGCGCCTCTTCGCCGACACCGGCGCCGACGTCGATCACCACGTCTCCGGGTTGGGGACGATAGCCCCAGAAAAAATTGGCTCGCGCCACTTGGTCCAAGTGTGTCATGTCGAGGCGGACGTAGGGTTGGTGATAGACGAAGTAGCCGGCGGTGGTGCCGTGGATCCAGACGCCGGAATCGTGGAAGACTTTGTGGACACCTTTGTTTTGGGAGCGCGCGAGATGATTCACTACGGGCGTGAGGGCGAAGCGGAGGCCTTTGCGGTCAAGCAGCGATTTCATCTGGTCTATGAGTGGCATGGACGGCTGCACTTTCTTCGCCGCTTTGCGGCTATACCGAAGGATACGGCTGTGGGCCGCCGCCAGTCTGTGACGAGTGAACAATTGCGATTGATTTATTCCCGGAGTGGGAATTTACGAGGGGGGGGAT
The Candidatus Sulfotelmatobacter sp. DNA segment above includes these coding regions:
- a CDS encoding glycoside hydrolase family 172 protein, translated to MKKLIILFAFCFWTIPPLAQDSANWLATLPQAKDYVQHRVSSYDRSGGNADARQIGAGETLTLLDEAGPGLITHVWMTIASDDPHHLKALVLRMYWDGEATPSVEAPIGDFFGLGLGDYHLYQSAALAVGGDKALNCFFPMPFAKHARITVTNEGSRRTDAFYFNIDYRAYSKALPADSLYFHAQYRQAAPATGWTNDWKSNGDRLVDGKKNLNGDGNYLWLEATGRGHFVGVTMSLLQNQDGWWGEGDDMFFVDGETLPSINGTGSEDYFLGAWDFGGHAFAYGLFGAPVVGQEVAGGRWSLYRFHLESPIPFTKSLRATIEHGHGNHRSDNYFSVAYWYQSEPHAAFPALPSLEERVPRIYAVGGPGNAGK
- a CDS encoding FkbM family methyltransferase — encoded protein: MPLIDQMKSLLDRKGLRFALTPVVNHLARSQNKGVHKVFHDSGVWIHGTTAGYFVYHQPYVRLDMTHLDQVARANFFWGYRPQPGDVVIDVGAGVGEEALTFSRAVGAHGKVICIEAHPRTYRCLEKLVHYNGLKNVIPIRVAVTERSSGTALIDNSTAYLTNGLSSTKGIPVPATTIDAIHAKLNLGRIQFLKMNIEGAERFAIRGMTETLRHTEILCISCHDFLAQQTGDDALRTKDSVKQFFQDNGFRIDERQDPHLPPYLRDQVWAYNQRVMKMKRPAS